From Cotesia glomerata isolate CgM1 linkage group LG3, MPM_Cglom_v2.3, whole genome shotgun sequence:
GTCGAAACAACGAATCGCGCTGATCTGCTGAGAGTTGATGTTTATCGTTTGAAGTTGGACACCTGGGAGCGTGTTTCCAATCCAGTGGAAGCATCAAAATGTGATATAATTGAAAGATCATCAATGGGAATTATTAATAGCAGCAACAAGATGTATTTGTTctacagtaaaaatattaattctatTCGGGTGTTTGATTTGGAGAAGAATACTTGGAGCTGGGTGGGAACATCAGACCCCAATCAAGATCAAAATCTTAATGATCACTGTGATAGCGACCTAGAACTTGAAAAAGACTTGAATATATTTCGACGAGATAAGAGCGGGAATGATGATGTTGTAAATGTGAAGATGGACCAGCCGCCAATTGGATCTTATAATTACAGCATGTCAAAATATTGTGATCCGGATACTAAAGACACGTGCTTAATAGTATCTGCGTCTAAATACAGAAACATTAATAATACACCTACGGAGATTTGGAAGTTTAATTTGTCAACGTTACAGTGGGGACTTATTGATAGAGTTGGAATCTTTGTTAATCAACAACGCGTCAGTCGCTGGGCCTGCATTACTCCAAATGGTAGATTAGTCACTCGTGATGGATTGATAGTTAATGATCCTCAAGtaattatcttctttttatttcttgaaatttataaaataataattggaattctaactaattttatttatttttttttttaagaatccACTCGCTGTAATCCACCGAGAGTATATTTACACCACTTGGACCAAATTTGTTGATAATTGTTGAGAAGCTTTCGTACACtcgaacaaatttattaaccCTAATCaaattatgatactgaaatcagctGACAGCTGacaatttctttaataaataaatatttatgaataaaatttatttttttattagtaatttatctaaaaaaattttttttgtcagctgattttagttttataatcaaattttgataCACATGTTAAACTttacagaaaataaatttgtaacactatttttaatattactgtcaaaaaatttaatatggtaaaacaaaaataataatttctgagattcaaacatatataaatacaattatatatttattgtcagtttcttttgacaatttttgctgctattaaaaatttttatttgcaccTGATACAACTTTAAATCCgcttgtattaaataaaaatgacagaTCATCGATATCGATTcaaacttattatttaaaaaaaaaataatcatcctatttaatttctattaaattatttattcatctatattattgttttttatgaaatttattcataaaaaatatgatatttaataaagttataaaaaaaatatcaactgaTTAAAACTCATTTTTGATtccatttaaaaaacattatagTATAGGAGAGTTAGTATATATAGTATAGTACACTTATTTAGCTCCATTGGACTATAGAGGGTAGAGGTACCTCTACTACATACCCTAAGCGTCACATTATCACTACACTAGTCAagtactttttaataattagaaaaaaaattatttttcaaacagttttaattttatttgacaacTGAAGATCAATAAAATTCCTTTTATCAATAAACAatcaaagtttattttttatttaaattaaaaattatttatttgcgcgaaataaattaaattagtctTCATTGTGAGTCACGTAGTCCAAAATCGCGGCATTTGGTACACTCGTGACTCGTTTGTtggttatattttttactgggaactgtttatttattattttagttgtaaataaattagcaaaatttaattgaagtgaTTGATGGTTGGTggtagtaatttatttatttagaaaaaacaatttagtGGTTAATAATGAGCGACTTTCATTCATCTATGAGATGTATTTCACCGAATGCAAGGTAGTTACTCAGTAATCtgttctatttatttatttaatgattttttatattgtaattgtcaatgaatttttttttttttttcagtatgcTGGCTCCAAAACCGCAGGTTCAACAGACGCTGGATTTGAGACTAGCACAGACAAGAGTAAGGAATAGTATCACTTGGTTTTTGATCAATGGAGCACTTCTCagtgttttattatttgatatgtaagttgtattaattaaaaaattaattttttttctctatgaatttaattattataattaaatatgcgctaaatttttctaaaaaaaaaaaaaattgacaaatattTAAGTATTGAGATGTTAAAATACAGAATAAtataattgacaattttaaaattgcaattaacaaatttaacatcgtaaaaaaaaataagattaatttacgtcatatttaattttatctgaaaaaatttgcattgatttcaattaaaattctaaattaaaaatttttaataattagtaattaatttttgaaaactgatccaaaatttaatatttttaattgttttttttttttttttaatattaaaatttaatatttttaatttttttttttttttttttttttttttttttttttttagattgtaCGTAGATGCGACGTACAAACAATTTCTCTGGATAGAATGGGTTCTAGTATTAATTTTCGGACTGAATGCTTTGTACCATATAGCAAGTTACATAATaggaatattaaatttacgaCCTGTAATGTTAAATCCAGAGCAAAAGAAATTATTGGGAGTAAGTAATGACGAGACCCTGTTCAAGTCAATTTCATCGACCAATGAAACAAAGTTATGTTCAGAGCCAATTTCACCGATATTAAACATGACTAGCCCACTAAATTTAAGCCGAAGATCACTGGGGACTTCAGCGTTGAATGAAACCAGTatgagttttttattttttatttatttatttacttcccaAAATTACATACATAGTCTTACAAAAAAACTACATATAATCCCCATAGAGACAAAATGATTATCTGTACATAAGATTAGGGAAAAAGAGATAGGCTTAATGCCTAGtgatatacaaaaatatttattactaattgaGTCACTCTTTCATGAGCCTTAAAggataaattacaatttaatatttgatttgaTTTTGTATTTggtaactaattttttattattttagagaaTTAGATGATTTTGAGTATTTGCtaaccatttttttattttaaccttgtttgttttattaattttcgataATTCTTTATATTGAGTTggcaaaatattaaaatattttgtagctACGTAGTATGAACTTTTGCAGTATTTcgttttattgattttacaaattttattacattttattccttttttataaattattttaatttaattaataacttacttaaattttattgcagaAACTTACTCGAGTCCATTTTACTGTGGAGCTGGAAAGTATTCAAGTACCCCGACATCACCCAAGAGTTTGAACAATACGTCGACAAATAATTCGCTCAGTAGATCATTGAACACGTCGATGAACGGGAGTCTAACCGGTGAGGGATTAATTCAAGATGAAAtagaattacaaaattatttaaaagacgTGACAGAACGCGAGCGGAAGACGAGCCACTCAACAGCGGTAGACCAGCCTTCAAATTTACTGAGTTCATTTTGGTCCCACCCGGCAATGAGGAACCCTGGAGAAATATCTCCGCTGTTACGACGGTGCGCTTACCAATTAGCGCCAACTGTTGACAAGACAAAATCTTCAAGTCCAGGAAACGAAGAAGGAATATCTCCTCGCGGGTACTTCGGTGCTCCGGACGTCTGGCGAAAGTACCGAGTTGACAGTCACAAAGTAAACCAATGGACGGCTAATCTACGCCTGTGGATAAGCAAAACAGTCGTCGAGCGGGTGATGCTCGAAATAGAGGCCGTCAATGCAGCATTGATTCGCCACGGACTCAGTGACTCCCAGGTAGGACACGTGGGGCTAGACCGACTGCGAAAATTAGCCCAGGCTCAGAACATCGTCATGGGAATCCCAACGCTTCCGACTTTGGTGCCTTTTCTCGAGATTTCTAATAATCAGGACTATCTGGTCAAGCGAATCAAGGAACTGGCCAAAGGAGGGTCTATGAGCGAGTTCAAGTGGTGCAGCGGCGAACCCTACAACGGGAAACCCTGGGAAAATAGTTTGCCAACAGACACAGCTATCATCATGCATCTCGTCTCTTCATACATGGACACTCAGCTGGAAGCTCCTCTAGATCAGCCAGACGCCAGGACGTTTACTTCCAGGTACATGGCCAAAAGTGGATGTGAGCTACCGAGGAATAAAGGGCCTATTATTGTTTGCCAGTCGGTTAATCCTCCACATTATTGTTTAGCACTCAGTGGTGATTCTTTGCCCGCTGATTATGAAGAAATTCCAcgagtaagtttttttttttttttatatttttaatcaaattttacatgacacttaaattaatcgaaattcaaaaattttttatttttttcatcaattacaagcaaaaaaatacatgaaaattaagttagccgacatctaaaaatttttagaattttttttattaaaaaaatgattgaaaaaaaattttttaaataatttcatttttaaaaaactttaaatgtaattttttaaaaatattttttcgctctaatttagataatgaaaaaaaaaaatcataaaattataatcagctaacttttgtattataaaaaatacttaaaaaaaattttataatcatttttttaacaagaaaaattataaaaatttttagatggctaatttaattttaattgttaaaattagcagaaatttgacaattttatgaatttttataaaaaaaatattttttaaaatccacacttgtaattttctaaaattatttaattgttataaaaatctaaaaaatttttaaatgtctgttaaattcagtatcataattttattgtttatttttataaaaaattacataattaattaattttttgttacaggGAAGAAATAACATGTTCTACACTTTATTACTCTTcctctatattattaaaaccCGCGATCATGGAATGTTGGGTAGAGTTAATTTAGGAATGTCTGGAATAAATATCCTCTGGGTTATAAAcgactaataattaataatttttctaatttatttattttaccgtaACATTACCAATAATTgtaatgtaatttataatatacatttttttttgtaatttgtataataaaaaacatattttgtGATTAAGTTTTcagttagttttttaattttgaattacgCGCTCTTTTTAGTTAACTTCCGCGTGCCTTCAATATTCGTTATTATTGCGTTATGTTTACGTGATTACATATGGTGgtttgacgaaaaaaatttaataaagcaaataaGATGTATTTAACAcaagtattataatttaatgtttaaatttagaaaacttACCATagaatattattgttttaaataattattcaataaatgatttaaatctAACCTCAAaggtaagaaaaataattataaaaattaattagaaattttttttacaattttatatcaatGAAATTgttatggaaaaaattaataaaaaaattccacgtgaaaattaaaaaaaaaaaaaaaattttagaagtatttttttttattgtaattaatttgttataaaataaaaaaaaaattgataattgtcagctaacttcagtatgatgtaagaattatttattgattgttaataaataaaattttatttcagctgtttgctataatttaaaatGGACGTAAGCACATTGTTTCGAGCTAGCGTAAAGAGCGTAAGCATACGTCAAAAGGCGTTGGACGATGACAagtcaaaattatttcctaGAAAACTACGTCATGAGTcaaatttctacaaaaaatcTCTAGCAGTCACCACCCAAATAACGAGattgaaagaatttttattagaaaataggtctgcatatttaaatttctccGGACATTTAATCAGCCAGCCGAGGATGAGCGACGCTGAACGCGATAAGATCGACAATGGAGCCCAGGAGATTATCAGCAAATGCTCGCAGTTGATAAAAGAACTGAAGCGAGAAGCTGCTGATACAGATGTATCTCAACAGCATCACGAACACCAAGAAATAATGCTATTTTTAATCGacgagtatttaaaaaatgtatgcaaaatttattctgaGCAAAAAGCTATCCGGGTTAAAAAAATGGTCGAGCTGAAAAATTTGTCCAAGTTGGAGCTCAACATTAAATCGATTGAAGAAAATTCTTTTAAGCCTCCTTTGAATTCTGTTGAAGAAAAGAAAACCTCGTCGGCTAGCTCGAGTCCTCTGAAGGTCCAGGAGATGAACGGAGACGTCAACTCTCTGGCATACGAAGAAGAATTATCAACGGAGGATGTCCAGATG
This genomic window contains:
- the LOC123261661 gene encoding uncharacterized protein LOC123261661 — its product is MCEFKISPSILWSTQDNPEKPHTIFFITCDNDHLYTYNLHRPGIWSYKLSEKSWTEVISLSNNLLPYPRTKIIGIVEDQNNSKKLKIFSMQNKITRIHTCDLETKVIEEQILDGSLPDTAQFCQMNVFCYNKIYYTVVCVETTNRADLLRVDVYRLKLDTWERVSNPVEASKCDIIERSSMGIINSSNKMYLFYSKNINSIRVFDLEKNTWSWVGTSDPNQDQNLNDHCDSDLELEKDLNIFRRDKSGNDDVVNVKMDQPPIGSYNYSMSKYCDPDTKDTCLIVSASKYRNINNTPTEIWKFNLSTLQWGLIDRVGIFVNQQRVSRWACITPNGRLVTRDGLIVNDPQNPLAVIHREYIYTTWTKFVDNC
- the LOC123262078 gene encoding transmembrane protein 209 isoform X3 — encoded protein: MSDFHSSMRCISPNASMLAPKPQVQQTLDLRLAQTRVRNSITWFLINGALLSVLLFDILYVDATYKQFLWIEWVLVLIFGLNALYHIASYIIGILNLRPVMLNPEQKKLLGVSNDETLFKSISSTNETKLCSEPISPILNMTSPLNLSRRSLGTSALNETKTYSSPFYCGAGKYSSTPTSPKSLNNTSTNNSLSRSLNTSMNGSLTGEGLIQDEIELQNYLKDVTERERKTSHSTAVDQPSNLLSSFWSHPAMRNPGEISPLLRRCAYQLAPTVDKTKSSSPGNEEGISPRGYFGAPDVWRKYRVDSHKVNQWTANLRLWISKTVVERVMLEIEAVNAALIRHGLSDSQVGHVGLDRLRKLAQAQNIVMGIPTLPTLVPFLEISNNQDYLVKRIKELAKGGSMSEFKWCSGEPYNGKPWENSLPTDTAIIIQTPGRLLPGTWPKVDVSYRGIKGLLLFASRLILHIIV
- the LOC123262078 gene encoding transmembrane protein 209 isoform X1 → MSDFHSSMRCISPNASMLAPKPQVQQTLDLRLAQTRVRNSITWFLINGALLSVLLFDILYVDATYKQFLWIEWVLVLIFGLNALYHIASYIIGILNLRPVMLNPEQKKLLGVSNDETLFKSISSTNETKLCSEPISPILNMTSPLNLSRRSLGTSALNETKTYSSPFYCGAGKYSSTPTSPKSLNNTSTNNSLSRSLNTSMNGSLTGEGLIQDEIELQNYLKDVTERERKTSHSTAVDQPSNLLSSFWSHPAMRNPGEISPLLRRCAYQLAPTVDKTKSSSPGNEEGISPRGYFGAPDVWRKYRVDSHKVNQWTANLRLWISKTVVERVMLEIEAVNAALIRHGLSDSQVGHVGLDRLRKLAQAQNIVMGIPTLPTLVPFLEISNNQDYLVKRIKELAKGGSMSEFKWCSGEPYNGKPWENSLPTDTAIIMHLVSSYMDTQLEAPLDQPDARTFTSRYMAKSGCELPRNKGPIIVCQSVNPPHYCLALSGDSLPADYEEIPRGRNNMFYTLLLFLYIIKTRDHGMLGRVNLGMSGINILWVIND
- the LOC123262078 gene encoding transmembrane protein 209 isoform X2; the protein is MYFTECKVVTHMLAPKPQVQQTLDLRLAQTRVRNSITWFLINGALLSVLLFDILYVDATYKQFLWIEWVLVLIFGLNALYHIASYIIGILNLRPVMLNPEQKKLLGVSNDETLFKSISSTNETKLCSEPISPILNMTSPLNLSRRSLGTSALNETKTYSSPFYCGAGKYSSTPTSPKSLNNTSTNNSLSRSLNTSMNGSLTGEGLIQDEIELQNYLKDVTERERKTSHSTAVDQPSNLLSSFWSHPAMRNPGEISPLLRRCAYQLAPTVDKTKSSSPGNEEGISPRGYFGAPDVWRKYRVDSHKVNQWTANLRLWISKTVVERVMLEIEAVNAALIRHGLSDSQVGHVGLDRLRKLAQAQNIVMGIPTLPTLVPFLEISNNQDYLVKRIKELAKGGSMSEFKWCSGEPYNGKPWENSLPTDTAIIMHLVSSYMDTQLEAPLDQPDARTFTSRYMAKSGCELPRNKGPIIVCQSVNPPHYCLALSGDSLPADYEEIPRGRNNMFYTLLLFLYIIKTRDHGMLGRVNLGMSGINILWVIND
- the LOC123262079 gene encoding syntaxin-18, with the protein product MDVSTLFRASVKSVSIRQKALDDDKSKLFPRKLRHESNFYKKSLAVTTQITRLKEFLLENRSAYLNFSGHLISQPRMSDAERDKIDNGAQEIISKCSQLIKELKREAADTDVSQQHHEHQEIMLFLIDEYLKNVCKIYSEQKAIRVKKMVELKNLSKLELNIKSIEENSFKPPLNSVEEKKTSSASSSPLKVQEMNGDVNSLAYEEELSTEDVQMFEAENEQLYNELNTVTEEVKQIESKVVHIAELQEVFTEKVLAQDHDLEKLVTTVVGSTENVKEANEQIRQAIQRNAGLRVWLLFFLLVMSFSLLFLDWYNP